A single Ischnura elegans chromosome 13 unlocalized genomic scaffold, ioIscEleg1.1 SUPER_13_unloc_4, whole genome shotgun sequence DNA region contains:
- the LOC124173135 gene encoding zinc finger protein OZF-like, with protein MKVMDKDLKEDIAHHADKVLPNSIPDDGHSYMKHIPASRNSGNGATMTVVGDRRGAPNITDSLRLIRVGENRRSGIEAVMENQKEMSYCFIKNPRNGKNANEKLFYCSHCRYGFNTNDDLIKHMGIHSGTSNLDPNDESSMGKDESFTVPASREESNDSRESSTSETSTGLKRKRRGAMQKVNAPVLEICGGIGERKTAERVGSSDGDGKPCTQNMSSESTTPCARNLRNDMLGGAKGGPFNCSVCNKSFPLRSGLSNHMRSHKERKRYPCTICSKSFASKSRITKHLRTHTDEKPFSCGDCMKSFSFKGNLMRHLRTHTGEKPFSCNYCTKAFPKKENLILHSRVHTGEKPFSCNYCAKTFTGKYNLIKHSLVHTGKRPFTCEICSESFASKSNITQHMRRHTAEKPFSCSDCMKSFSLKCNLKMHLRTHTGEKPFSCNYCAKAFASKAKLIQHSRVHSGEKPFSCNYCAKAFSRKENLIPHLRAHTGEKPFSCNYCSKAYNRKKNLVQHMHTHTGEKPFSCNYCAKTFIRKDTLVEHSRVHTGEKPFSCNYCAKTFPRKDKLIQHMHTHT; from the coding sequence ATGAAGGTGATGGATAAAGATTTGAAAGAAGACATTGCTCATCATGCTGACAAGGTACTGCCtaactcaattcctgatgatggacaCAGTTATATGAAACACATTCCAGCATCTAGAAACAGTGGAAATGGAGCCACAATGACTGTTGTTGGGGATAGAAGGGGTGCACCAAATATCACAGATAGCCTTAGGTTGATCAGAGTCGGTGAAAACAGAAGAAGTGGCATTGAAGCAGTCATGGAAAACCAAAAAGAGATGAGTTATTGCTTCATCAAAAATCCTAGAAATGGTAAAAATGCAAacgaaaagttattttattgctCCCACTGCAGATATGGGTTCAACACCAATGACGATCTGATCAAACACATGGGAATTCATTCTGGTACCAGCAATTTGGATCCTAATGATGAATCATCCATGGGAAAAGATGAGTCTTTCACAGTCCCCGCATCAAGAGAAGAAAGTAATGATTCTCGTGAGTCGTCCACCTCTGAGACATCGACGGGattgaaaaggaaaagacgaggggcGATGCAAAAAGTAAATGCGCCCGTGTTAGAAATCTGTGGTGGAATTGGAGAGAGGAAAACTGCAGAACGAGTGGGAAGTTCTGATGGGGATGGGAAACCATGCACGCAGAATATGTCCTCAGAGTCCACCACCCCTTGCGCGAGAAACCTCAGAAATGACATGCTAGGAGGCGCAAAAGGAGGGCCTTTCAATTGCAGCGTCTGCAACAAGTCGTTCCCGCTGAGGAGCGGTCTTAGCAatcacatgcgttcgcacaaagaaagaaaacgttATCCGTGTACGATCTGCAGCAAGTCTTTCGCTTCGAAGTCTCGCATAACTAAACACTTGCGCACACATACGGatgagaagcctttttcgtgtGGTGATTGCATGAAGTCTTTCTCTTTTAAAGGCAACCTCATGAGGCATTTGCGCACCCACACGggggagaagcccttttcgtgcaattattgcacaAAGGCTTTCCCTAAAAAGGAGAATCTCATCCTACACTCacgtgtacacacaggggagaagcctttttcttgcaattattgcgcaaagacttTCACTGGAAAGTACAATCTCATTAAACACTCGCTTGTTCACACAGGCAAGAGACCGTTTACATGCGAGATTTGCAGCGAGTCTTTTGCCTCGAAGTCTAACATTACTCAACACATGCGCAGGCACACGgcagagaagcctttttcatgtagtgattgcatgaagtctttctctcttaaatGCAACCTCAAGATGCATTTGCGCACACATACGggggagaagcccttttcgtgcaattattgcgcgaaggctttcgctagtaaggcgaaactcatccaacactcgcgtgtacactcaggagagaagcctttttcttgcaattattgtGCAAAGGCTTTCAGTAGAAAGGAGAATCTCATCCCACACTTGCGTgcacacacaggggagaagcccttttcgtgcaattattgctcaAAGGCTTACAATAGAAAAAAGAACCTCGTCCAACACATGCATacccacacaggggagaagcctttttcgtgcaattattgcgcaaagacttTCATTAGAAAGGACACACTCGTtgaacactcgcgtgtacacacaggagagaagcctttttcttgcaattattgtGCAAAGACTTTCCCCAGAAAGGACAAACTCATCCAACACATGCATACGCACACATGA